A portion of the uncultured Draconibacterium sp. genome contains these proteins:
- a CDS encoding TolC family protein codes for MQKLVIAIVVVASATFAVQAQEALTLERALSIAETGSPDLKLSLLNLERYQKNLEAQRAALKSRFSLQVDPVNYSKQRRFDNRVSEWYTNENFETRTLFTVAQPILITDGTVSLTNEFGWSSNNSSSTNLESEVFFNNLYLNLNQPLFTYNTLKLELKELELNFENARISYAMQYLNLERNVTEFFYNVYMAQMNLTIAKDELANTQNSYDIIKNKVEAGLAAKEEEYQAELNLATAKSTLQNNEVSFENAKDQLKLYLGMDLFEDIMILADVSVNPVPVDLDKAIENGLESRMELRQREIDVETSQFDLIRTKAQNEFRGDMNLRFGITGDNKDLGNIYQNPTKSPSVGISFNIPIFDWGERKARIAAAEAAIESQELNLNEEKKQIVVDIRQVYRNIQNQLNQIELAKQNERNAQLTYEINLERYENGDLTGMDLNLYQNQLSSQKVALSQALINYKIELLNLKIQSLYDFEKNEAIIPSELYMTDNQE; via the coding sequence ATGCAAAAGCTGGTAATTGCCATTGTAGTGGTGGCCTCTGCAACTTTTGCTGTTCAGGCACAAGAGGCCTTAACCCTTGAAAGGGCATTAAGTATAGCCGAAACGGGAAGCCCCGATTTGAAATTGTCGTTATTAAACCTCGAACGTTACCAGAAAAACCTGGAGGCACAACGCGCTGCATTAAAATCGAGATTCTCGTTGCAGGTTGATCCGGTAAATTACAGCAAGCAACGACGTTTTGATAACCGTGTTTCAGAATGGTACACCAACGAGAATTTTGAAACCAGGACCTTGTTCACCGTAGCTCAGCCAATTTTAATAACCGATGGTACCGTATCGTTGACCAACGAGTTTGGATGGTCGAGCAATAATTCTTCTTCAACAAATTTGGAGAGTGAGGTATTTTTTAATAACCTGTATTTAAATCTGAATCAGCCGTTATTTACCTACAATACCCTGAAACTTGAGTTGAAGGAATTGGAGCTGAATTTTGAAAATGCCCGAATAAGTTACGCCATGCAGTACTTAAACCTCGAGCGAAATGTAACCGAATTTTTCTATAACGTTTATATGGCGCAAATGAATTTGACGATTGCAAAAGACGAGCTGGCGAACACTCAAAACAGTTACGATATAATTAAAAATAAAGTTGAAGCCGGTTTAGCTGCTAAAGAGGAAGAGTACCAGGCCGAACTGAACCTGGCAACTGCAAAATCTACTTTGCAAAACAATGAGGTATCTTTTGAAAATGCCAAAGATCAACTGAAATTATACCTCGGCATGGATCTTTTTGAAGACATAATGATTCTGGCCGATGTTAGCGTAAACCCTGTTCCTGTTGATTTGGACAAAGCCATTGAGAACGGTCTGGAATCGAGAATGGAATTGCGCCAGCGCGAAATTGACGTGGAAACCAGTCAGTTCGATCTTATTCGTACCAAAGCACAAAATGAATTCAGGGGAGATATGAACCTGCGTTTTGGTATAACCGGCGATAATAAAGATTTGGGTAATATTTATCAAAATCCAACTAAAAGCCCGTCGGTGGGTATTAGTTTTAATATTCCAATCTTCGACTGGGGCGAGCGTAAAGCACGTATCGCAGCAGCCGAAGCAGCAATCGAGTCGCAAGAGTTGAACCTGAATGAAGAAAAGAAACAAATTGTTGTTGACATTCGCCAGGTATACCGTAATATTCAAAACCAACTTAACCAGATTGAATTGGCGAAGCAAAATGAGCGCAATGCGCAGTTAACCTACGAAATTAACCTCGAGCGTTACGAAAATGGCGATCTTACAGGTATGGATTTAAACTTGTATCAAAACCAGCTGTCGTCGCAAAAAGTTGCATTAAGCCAGGCACTTATCAACTATAAAATTGAATTACTTAACCTTAAAATACAGTCGTTGTACGATTTCGAAAAGAATGAAGCCATTATTCCATCCGAGTTGTATATGACCGATAATCAAGAATAA